The Ahaetulla prasina isolate Xishuangbanna chromosome 5, ASM2864084v1, whole genome shotgun sequence genomic sequence AAAACACACATAAGACATAGAAAATATAGACTCTATCTCATCTACTCAGAAGACCAATTGAATGTAAACAATTAACACTTTATGTAACAATAAAATTCTTACAAATAATCGTATTTGTAAACATAATTTTCCAGGTCTCCAACTTTTCcctttccatttaaaattataattgtgTTTGATATTATGTAATTACAATATGATGTAAGTTGCTTTCTCTTTGAAGTGACACACCAAGATTTCTCCATGTGAATTGTAAAGGACACAACTGAGACATCAAATAAAACTGATAAAATTCAGCTCtactaactttttaaaagcagtaTTAAATCAAGTATTACATATACCCTAGTCCCTCCAGAGTTCTCGTCCCCCCCTCCATTAATAGGATTCTTTTCATATCATTAATATCAGAGTCTCAAACTCTTCAGATctgccaaataataataattccattcATTACAAGCAGAACAACCCTTTCCATTCCAAAATAAATCTCATTGTGCTCCATGAATCTTACTCTTTAGTAAATACAACCAAGTTTTATTGCTGCCTTCCATTTTCTTTTAACATAGAggtttttctcttttcattttttttagcttctttttctaaattatttctCCTCAGTTGTAAATATTTAATTAGGAAGGCTAATGTATCAAAGTTGGAAAAAACAATGTAGTACAGTTGTAGTTTCATTCAACAACCATCTCCACAATTTTTGAGATGATCAGTGTTTTGCAATGATCTTTATTATTAGAGTATGCATTTGCGCTATATTGCTATAATCATAATACACAGCCTTAGTAGTGTTTATTGTTGCAGCACATGTGctaaaagtccccccccccctctaTTTACTTCATTCAGAGCAAGTTCAAAGCATTTTTGGGAAAAGCATGCTGAAGTACACTCTCAACTTGTGCCAAGGACACTACGATTTCCTAGTTCGAATGCCTGAAAATTTGATTGTTCGTATCATGTCATTTCTTAATCTGGAAGATATTGAACAGTTGTCAAAAACCTGCAAAAAGTTTCAGCAGGTAACAACtttcattgttattttaaaatagatttgctGTTTTAAATAATTGCCATAATATAGCCTATAATTTATACAGTGGTACAGAAGTTATAAGTCAATTAATACTATCATGTACGAAGAGAAAATACTTAGCTTTGAGATATAtcaaaaaattaagaattaatgcAATGGAGATGAGGTATAAACATCTATTTTGATTAAGATGATAATTTGATTTACTAATAAGTAGAATATAATAAGCATTGTAGATATTTATCTTTCAGCTGTGTAACACCGATGAATTttgggaaagaataaaaaaattgcaAGATAAATATACTCTTGAACAACAGTCAGCCAAATTTCCAGCTTATGAAAAGCAAAGGAATTTTCATCAAAGAAAAGACTATCTGACACAGATGCAGAGAAGGCACACCACATTCTTCTAAAATGTTGAGTTCATATCTTCTTAATAAAGACTATACTATTCAGACTACATAACATTACTGGACCATAAATGTTTCATACCATCTGTGACTTCTGCCCctttcttcttcattcttctACTCTATATGCTCCTCAAGATACATCAATTTATCTTTTCAGATGCCTGTATTATAACTTAGAATTTTAATCCTTTGGCTGTGTTAgcttagaattctgggagatgcgGTTTCATACTATCTAAAGGGTGCCCAGATAATCTATTGTGTTTAGTTTCCAGTTAAATGAGAAATGATTTTCCCAATTAAATGAGGATGATTCTTCAAAA encodes the following:
- the LOC131199658 gene encoding F-box only protein 36-like, with amino-acid sequence MSSLLQEKLCEIQTQAPAPQKDFHYFTITKTEVIWRSWQITYRPNQEKIFPKELKKTHRNFLLDEQLHKQVQSIFGKSMLKYTLNLCQGHYDFLVRMPENLIVRIMSFLNLEDIEQLSKTCKKFQQLCNTDEFWERIKKLQDKYTLEQQSAKFPAYEKQRNFHQRKDYLTQMQRRHTTFF